In one Myotis daubentonii chromosome 1, mMyoDau2.1, whole genome shotgun sequence genomic region, the following are encoded:
- the FAM53A gene encoding protein FAM53A, which translates to MVTLITEKLQNQSLDDLAHPSCDAGPCSAETRSSGRGRVFPFETNGDRRPWKALSGGWPLRSQAAAGPALAFPPGPCGVSAVSAVDLRESSGPPLAPPSKRHCRSLSEPDELARCRSPWRPGGSKVWTAVSKRRCHSGGSTGLPGSALPAAGPSSPPTPRPASASGGCVDGGRGSGPPRGPPEPSLSSRRRLSLSQEHLLDADTTSSAPELGWRLGLLRSRSQPCVLVGGKSRLKRPREEDPRGPRPSLDFLKMTRTLKNSKSLGSLDCEGEDEDEARAKTAASSPRAPHGLVGLVTPASSPLGAGPRPRPASPSLWASREGGSGGAPGDWDGAGEEGVSPLGPGELDLEQIENN; encoded by the exons ATGGTCACGCTCATCACCGAGAAGCTGCAGAACCAGAGCCTGGACGACCTCGCGCACCCGAGCTGCGATGCCGGCCCG TGTTCGGCCGAGACACGGAGCAGCGGACGTGGCCGCGTGTTCCCTTTTGAGACCAACG GAGACAGGCGCCCCTGGAAGGCCCTGAGTGGAGGGTGGCCCCTCAGGAGCCAGGCGGCCGCAGGCCCCGCCCTCGCCTTCCCGCCGGGCCCCTGCGGGGTGAGTGCGGTCAGCGCCGTGGACCTCAGGGAGAGCTCGGGGccgcccctggccccgcccagcAAGCGCCACTGCCGCTCCCTGTCGGAGCCGGACGAGCTGGCCCGCTGCCGGTCCCCCTGGCGCCCCGGGGGCTCCAAGGTCTGGACGGCTGTCTCCAAGAGGCGCTGCCACAGCGGCGGGAGCACCGGGCTGCCCGGGAGCGCCCTGCCGGCCGCGGGCCCCAGCTCCCCGCCCACGCCCCGGCCGGCCTCCGCCAGTGGCGGCTGTGTGGACGGCGGGCGCGGCTCCGGGCCGCCCCGGGGTCCTCCGGAGCCCAGCCTGTCCTCCCGGCGCCGCCTGTCCCTGTCGCAGGAGCACCTGCTGGACGCAGACACCACGTCGTCCGCACCCGAGCTGGGCTGGCGGCTGGGCCTGCTCCGGAGCCGCTCGCAGCCCTGTGTGCTCGTCGGGGGCAAGAGCCGCCTGAAGCGCCCGCGGGAGGAGGACCCTCGGGGGCCGCGCCCGTCCCTGGACTTCCTGAAGATGACCCGG ACGCTGAAGAACTCAAAAAGCCTTGGCTCCCTCGACTGCGAaggtgaggatgaggatgaggccAGAGCGAAGACGGCCGCGTCCTCCCCACGGGCCCCGCACGGCCTCGTGGGGCTGGTCACCCCCGCCTCCAGCCCCCTGGGCGCCGGCCCCAGGCCCCGGCCGGCCAGCCCCAGCCTGTGGGCCTCCCGGGAGGGCGGGAGCGGCGGGGCCCCGGGGGACTGGGACGGCGCCGGCGAGGAGGGCGTGTCCCCGCTGGGCCCCGGCGAGCTGGACCTGGAGCAGATCGAGAACAACTGA